One window of Saprospiraceae bacterium genomic DNA carries:
- a CDS encoding KilA-N domain-containing protein — MKKSNKINVKGTVVLIYTEQSEDYISLTDIARFKDADRSDYLLQNWMRNRSTIEFMGLWELFNNPSFNSIEFDGIKNLSGSNSFALTPKRWIETTGAIGIVSKTGRYGGTFAHRDIAFEFASWLSAEFKFYLIKEFQRLKANEQKQLGWNAKRELAKLNYHIHTDAVKNNLLPKELSAAQTSIVYANEADVLNVALFGITAKQWRESNPTLNGNIRDYAGINELICLSNMENLNAVFINEQMPQKSRLVKLNQIAIQQMKILVEMVNRKFLK, encoded by the coding sequence TTGAAAAAGAGCAATAAAATAAATGTAAAAGGCACCGTAGTCCTTATTTACACCGAGCAATCGGAGGATTACATTAGTCTTACCGATATTGCTCGATTCAAAGACGCAGATCGTAGTGATTACTTGTTGCAAAACTGGATGCGAAACAGAAGCACCATTGAGTTTATGGGACTTTGGGAACTTTTCAATAACCCTAGTTTTAATTCCATCGAATTCGATGGAATTAAAAATCTGTCTGGTTCTAATAGTTTTGCGCTAACCCCGAAAAGGTGGATTGAAACAACAGGTGCTATTGGAATTGTTTCCAAAACTGGTAGGTACGGAGGTACTTTTGCCCACCGCGATATTGCCTTTGAGTTTGCATCTTGGTTAAGTGCAGAATTTAAGTTTTACCTGATTAAAGAATTTCAACGCCTTAAAGCAAATGAACAAAAACAACTGGGTTGGAATGCAAAACGAGAACTGGCGAAGCTGAATTACCACATTCATACCGATGCTGTTAAAAATAATCTGCTCCCAAAAGAGCTTTCAGCTGCACAAACTTCAATTGTTTATGCCAACGAAGCAGATGTGCTGAATGTCGCTTTATTTGGAATAACCGCTAAACAATGGCGCGAATCGAATCCCACTTTAAATGGAAATATTAGGGATTATGCTGGTATCAATGAATTGATTTGCTTGTCGAATATGGAAAATCTGAATGCTGTTTTTATCAATGAACAAATGCCACAGAAATCACGGCTTGTAAAATTGAACCAAATAGCAATTCAACAAATGAAAATTTTAGTAGAAATGGTGAACAGAAAATTTTTAAAATAG
- a CDS encoding SDR family oxidoreductase: protein MPINLQNRNALVCGASKGIGKACAIRLAQAGASVCILSRNAVLLEELLHQLPRSQNQNHHVVVANMEDPQDLEKKIHHVVLNFPIHILVNNTGGPPAGPAHTATVEAFESAFKQHLIANQLITSQLIAGMKEAAYGRIINIISTSVKQPIDNLGVSNTIRGAVANWAKTLANELAAFNITVNNILPGATRTERLESIIEKERVLHQKSQQEIENHLLAAIPMKRFAEPEEIANAVAFLASPLAAYITGINVPIDGGRTKSL from the coding sequence ATACCCATCAATTTACAAAATAGAAATGCATTGGTTTGTGGTGCCAGTAAAGGTATTGGAAAAGCTTGTGCCATTCGATTGGCTCAGGCAGGAGCTTCGGTTTGCATTCTTTCCAGAAATGCCGTTTTACTGGAAGAGTTGTTGCACCAACTTCCACGATCACAGAATCAAAACCATCATGTGGTTGTTGCAAATATGGAAGATCCACAGGATCTTGAAAAAAAAATACACCATGTGGTATTAAATTTTCCAATACACATTTTAGTAAATAATACCGGTGGACCGCCAGCGGGCCCAGCACATACTGCGACTGTAGAGGCATTTGAATCTGCATTTAAACAACATCTAATCGCGAATCAACTGATTACTTCGCAATTGATTGCAGGCATGAAAGAAGCTGCATATGGGCGTATTATAAATATTATCTCTACCTCTGTAAAACAACCCATTGACAATTTAGGTGTTTCAAATACGATTCGAGGAGCAGTGGCCAATTGGGCAAAAACCCTTGCAAATGAATTGGCAGCTTTTAACATTACTGTAAATAATATATTACCGGGTGCGACTCGCACAGAACGATTGGAAAGCATCATTGAAAAAGAACGGGTGCTTCATCAGAAATCACAACAAGAAATTGAAAACCATTTATTGGCCGCAATCCCAATGAAGCGTTTTGCCGAACCGGAAGAAATTGCAAATGCAGTTGCATTTTTAGCAAGCCCTTTAGCTGCCTACATTACAGGAATTAATGTTCCTATTGATGGAGGCAGAACGAAGAGTTTATAA